From the genome of Denticeps clupeoides chromosome 4, fDenClu1.1, whole genome shotgun sequence, one region includes:
- the LOC114787845 gene encoding uncharacterized protein LOC114787845, translating into MDGRQSDKTSMASGRSSRSSMSSASAAIRARAKAEAAKTRLAYAEQETQVKIEKVKRDAELEALVMRREAAAAEAEAAVWEAADVMRNCLLLDEAGPSEEDKMERTSDYVADHFNSHTENKGLQAHCSIQEAVNPRTVSPHNPFYQGCQTLYADIVNQHTPKNDRVYVTSANRMDNRTAHVQSSQQNSQNECHSTSNKSTQPFFPHHMSTASHSTPTAGHLGQYLARRELVSSSLYQFDDKPEHYRAWESSYANVTQGLNLTATEELDLLVKWLSKESGDHVRRLRSAYATNPTMALRKAWERLQECYAAPEIIEKSLFDRLSSFPRVSSKEHTKLRELADLLMEVQCAKEDGYLPALSYLDTARGIEPIVAKLPYGLQDKWVSTGSRYKEENGRQFPPFAFFSKFVGSEARRRNDPSFAISGVSGTPTRPDKFLPKGTRNPISVHKTNVASTYTSSSPVKSYSDPDKMCPLHGKPHPLKRCRTFRAKSLEERKAFLKEKRICFKCCSSVAHVAKDCSNAVKCIECDSTHHNTAMHPGPAPQAQAATTPSHDGGEGEEHSSSEAVVNSSCTEVCGMGQAGRSCSKICLVKVYPDGQPNKAIKAYAILDDQSNRSLVKSAFFELFKIKSEPYSYYLKTCSGSVELSGRTAKGFVVESHEGGVVVPLPPLIECDDILDNRSEIPTPDVARHHPHLRKIAKLIPEVDPTAEILMLLGRDIIRVHKVREQVNGPHNAPFAQRLDLGWVLVGEVCLGSTHKPTVNSFKTTVLENGRPSTFQPCTNSLYIKERIDPDTRTRKGNLKNNQAAGEFLGRTVFNQTERDNKLAPSIEDDIFLKMMDKEVYRNESNSWVAPLPFRQPRQRLPNNRDQAVKRFTSLQRSLKRRPEMLQKYVAFMEKILENDHAEVAPPLGQNEECWFLPTFGVFHPRKPSQIRVVFDSSAKCSGVSLNDVLLTGPDLNNTLLGVLMRFRKEKVAILADVQQMFHCFIVRPDHRNYLRFLWYNNNDVTKEVIDYRMKVHVFGNSPSPAIAIYGLRRAIREGEREHGSDTVDFVERHFYVDDGLHSLPSDAEAIDLLSRTQSSFAKSNVKLHKFASNSRKVLEAFPQEDRAAVEGNVDLSGEVVPIQRSLGLLWEVTSDTFTFSVAKDLKPFTRRGVLSTINSIFDPMGFLAPVTIQGRALLRELTAEQSDWDTPLPEDKIGRWKVWHDSLERLRHLHVPRTYTPTSLAKAVHVQLCTFSDASTKAIGAVSYLRTVQENGEVQVGFVIGKSKLVPPSEPTIPRLELCAAVLAVEMVDLIKDELDLKIDSTKFYTDSKVALGYIHNESRRFYVYVHNRVQRIRQTTKPEQWHYVRTEDNPADLASRSVPASLLAKTTWFTGPQFLMNTPNESEQAQPFDLVEPELDVNVRTQVRSYVTELREKNLKAESFQRFSSLSSLIRAISFLIHNARSHIHSKRTEKCKGWHKCDLPRTPEELSQAKEIIIGAVQKRAFPKEFKALMMNEPVHPSSNLLHLSPILQNNLICLGGRLKNANLDIGETNPIILPKDNHVSLLFVRHYHSQVQHQGRHLTEGALRAAGFWLLDGKRLINSALHKCVTCRKLRGKLQTQRMADLPAVRLQTCPPFTYVGLDVFGPWSIIARRTKGGQAGSKRWAILFCCMSSRAVHIEVIESMDSSSCINALRRFFAVRGPAKQLMSDCGTNFVGACKELGMSGNNPETTVQRFLSQQGCSWVFNPPHASHMGGSWERLIGVARKILDAMLRDQCTRLTHDVLCTLMAEVVAIINARPLIPVSDDPEDPFILSPSMLLTQKVGVPPILGDFTDKDLLTKQWRQVQVLADRFWSRWRKEYLPTLQYRRKWNKSHRNLQEGDIVLLKDRQAARNDWPMAVIMKAFPGG; encoded by the coding sequence ATGGATGGAAGACAAAGCGACAAGACTTCGATGGCTAGTGGGAGAAGCTCACGATCATCCATGTCTTCTGCCAGTGCAGCAATACGTGCACGTGCCAAAGCTGAGGCAGCAAAAACACGCCTTGCATACGCCGAACAAGAAACTCAAGTCAAgatagaaaaagtaaaaagagatgCTGAGTTAGAAGCGCTTGTTATGCGTAGAGAAGCAGCGGCAGCTGAAGCTGAGGCAGCCGTCTGGGAAGCAGCAGATGTCATGAGAAACTGTTTGCTATTGGATGAAGCGGGTCCCTCAGAGGAAGATAAAATGGAGCGAACGAGTGACTATGTTGCTGACCATTTCAACTCGCACACAGAGAACAAAGGTCTTCAAGCACACTGCTCAATCCAAGAAGCAGTTAATCCTCGAACGGTTAGTCCTCACAACCCTTTTTACCAAGGATGTCAGACGTTATATGCTGATATTGTCAACCAGCATACACCGAAAAATGACCGTGTCTATGTCACATCAGCAAATAGAATGGACAATCGGACTGCGCATGTACAATCCAGTCAACAAAACAGTCAAAATGAGTGTCATTCTACTTCGAACAAATCGACacagccttttttcccccaccatATGTCAACAGCCTCTCATAGCACACCTACAGCTGGACACTTGGGGCAGTATTTAGCGCGTCGAGAGCTGGTCAGTTCAAGTTTATACCAGTTTGATGACAAGCCTGAACATTATCGTGCCTGGGAGTCATCGTATGCTAATGTGACACAAGGACTGAACCTCACAGCTACAGAGGAGCTGGACTTATTAGTAAAATGGCTCAGTAAAGAATCCGGTGACCATGTAAGACGCCTACGGTCAGCATATGCAACAAATCCAACCATGGCTCTTAGAAAGGCCTGGGAACGTCTCCAAGAATGCTATGCTGCACCTGAGATAATCGAAAAGTCTCTTTTTGACAGACTGAGCAGTTTTCCAAGAGTTTCAAGCAAGGAACACACAAAGCTTAGAGAACTCGCAGATTTGTTAATGGAAGTACAGTGTGCCAAGGAAGACGGATATCTCCCAGCTCTTTCCTACTTGGACACAGCACGTGGCATCGAACCAATCGTAGCCAAGCTACCTTATGGACTCCAAGATAAATGGGTTTCAACTGGTTCACGGTACAaggaagaaaatggaagacagtTTCCtccatttgctttttttagCAAATTCGTAGGTTCCGAAGCACGAAGAAGAAATGACCCTAGCTTCGCCATCTCAGGTGTTAGTGGCACACCTACAAGGCCTGACAAATTCCTTCCCAAAGGCACAAGAAACCCCATTTCGGTCCATAAGACAAATGTAGCTTCAACATACACAAGTAGCAGCCCTGTGAAAAGCTATAGTGATCCAGATAAAATGTGCCCACTTCATGGCAAGCCTCACCCACTTAAACGGTGTAGAACCTTCAGAGCCAAAAGTCTAGAAGAGAGGAAAGCCtttcttaaagaaaaaagaatctgttttaaatgttgtagctCTGTTGCTCATGTAGCAAAAGACTGTTCAAATGCAGTTAAGTGCATAGAATGTGATAGCACTCACCATAACACTGCTATGCATCCCGGCCCAGCACCTCAAGCTCAAGCGGCTACAACTCCATCACATGATGGTGGGGAGGGAGAAGAGCACAGCAGCAGCGAAGCTGTTGTTAATTCCAGCTGCACAGAGGTTTGTGGCATGGGACAAGCTGGCAGGTCGTGCTCTAAGATTTGCTTAGTCAAAGTTTACCCCGATGGCCAACCAAACAAAGCTATTAAAGCCTATGCCATATTGGACGACCAAAGTAATAGGTCGTTAGTAAAGTCTGCATTCTTTGAGCTCTTCAAAATAAAAAGCGAGCCCTACTCTTACTACTTGAAAACATGTTCAGGCTCAGTGGAATTATCTGGACGGACAGCCAAGGGGTTCGTGGTAGAGTCTCATGAAGGAGGAGTTGTtgttccacttccaccactcATAGAGTGCGACGACATACTCGACAATCGGTCAGAAATCCCGACGCCAGATGTGGCTCGTCACCATCCCCATCTTCGTAAGATAGCTAAGCTCATTCCAGAGGTTGATCCTACAGCTGAGATACTCATGTTGCTCGGTAGAGATATAATACGAGTACATAAAGTGAGGGAGCAAGTTAACGGACCTCACAACGCCCCCTTTGCGCAACGGCTAGACTTAGGATGGGTGCTAGTCGGAGAAGTCTGCTTGGGGAGCACACACAAGCCAACGGTTAACTCGTTTAAAACAACAGTGCTCGAAAATGGTCGACCTTCAACCTTCCAACCTTGTACAAATTCCCTATATATCAAAGAAAGGATAGATCCTGACACAAGGACAAGGAAGGGAAACTTAAAGAACAACCAAGCTGCAGGAGAATTTTTAGGACGAACAGTCTTTAATCAAACGGAGCGTGACAACAAGCTGGCTCCTTCAATCGAAGATGACATCTTTTTGAAGATGATGGACAAAGAGGTCTACAGAAATGAGTCTAACAGTTGGGTGGCTCCACTCCCATTCAGACAACCGAGACAACGCTTACCTAATAATCGTGATCAAGCAGTCAAACGTTTCACATCGCTCCAGCGCAGCCTAAAAAGGAGACCAGAGATGTTACAAAAGTATGTAGCCTTCATGGAGAAGATTCTGGAGAACGACCATGCAGAGGTAGCGCCACCATTGGGACAGAATGAGGAATGTTGGTTCCTTCCAACATTTGGGGTGTTCCATCCTCGAAAGCCAAGCCAAATCAGGGTGGTATTTGACTCGAGCGCTAAGTGTTCTGGAGTTTCTCTTAATGATGTGCTTCTCACAGGGCCTGATCTTAACAACACGCTGCTTGGAGTACTGATGCGGTTCCGCAAGGAAAAGGTAGCTATACTTGCAGACGTACAGCAGATGTTTCACTGTTTCATAGTGCGCCCAGATCACAGGAATTACCTGAGGTTTCTGTGGTATAACAACAATGATGTGACCAAAGAAGTCATAGACTACAGAATGAAAGTCCATGTTTTCGGGAACAGCCCGTCTCCAGCCATAGCTATTTATGGACTCAGGAGAGCTATccgagagggtgagagagaacaTGGGAGTGACACAGTTGACTTTGTGGAGCGCCACTTTTATGTGGACGATGGTCTTCATTCCCTTCCATCTGATGCTGAAGCCATTGATCTGCTCAGCAGAACGCAGTCATCATTTGCCAAATCAAATGTCAAGCTTCACAAGTTTGCTTCTAATAGCCGAAAGGTCTTGGAAGCTTTCCCTCAGGAAGACCGAGCAGCAGTTGAAGGGAATGTGGATCTCAGTGGGGAAGTTGTGCCCATTCAGCGCAGTTTAGGTCTTCTGTGggaagtgacaagtgacacgTTCACCTTTTCTGTGGCGAAAGACCTCAAGCCATTCACCCGTCGTGGTGTCCTCTCCACGATAAATAGTATCTTCGACCCAATGGGGTTTTTGGCACCAGTTACAATCCAGGGAAGAGCTCTTCTAAGAGAACTCACAGCTGAACAGTCGGACTGGGACACGCCGCTCCCTGAAGATAAGATTGGCAGGTGGAAAGTCTGGCACGACTCACTAGAGAGGCTAAGACACCTTCATGTACCACGTACATATACGCCGACTTCTTTAGCCAAAGCAGTACACGTACAGCTCTGTACCTTTTCTGATGCATCAACCAAAGCTATTGGTGCTGTGTCGTACCTGAGAACTGTACAAGAGAACGGAGAAGTGCAGGTCGGATTTGTGATTGGAAAGTCCAAGCTCGTACCTCCGTCTGAACCAACGATTCCAAGACTGGAGCTTTGTGCAGCCGTTCTTGCTGTGGAAATGGTAGACCTGATTAAAGATGAACTGGATTTAAAAATAGATTCCACGAAATTCTACACTGACAGTAAGGTAGCTTTAGGTTACATCCACAATGAATCGAGACGCTTCTATGTGTACGTCCATAACAGGGTTCAGCGCATTCGTCAAACTACGAAGCCTGAACAATGGCATTATGTGCGCACAGAGGACAATCCTGCAGACCTCGCATCAAGGTCTGTTCCTGCTTCGCTCCTGGCAAAGACGACGTGGTTTACAGGACCTCAATTTCTCATGAACACTCCTAATGAATCAGAGCAGGCTCAACCTTTTGATCTAGTTGAACCAGAGCTGGATGTGAATGTCCGTACTCAAGTGAGAAGCTATGTAACAGAATTACGAGAGAAGAACCTCAAAGCAGAAAGCTTTCAAAGATTCTCTAGTTTGAGTTCTCTCATTCGGGCCATATCATTCTTAATACACAATGCAAGGTCTCACATTCATTCGAAGCGCACTGAAAAGTGTAAAGGTTGGCATAAGTGTGATCTTCCTCGCACTCCAGAAGAATTATCTCAAGCAAAGGAAATCATCATTGGCGCTGTGCAGAAAAGAGCATTCCCTAAGGAATTCAAAGCCTTGATGATGAATGAACCAGTCCATCCAAGCAGCAATCTTCTTCACCTCAGTCCAATCCTGCAGAACAATCTCATCTGTCTCGGAGGTCGACTGAAAAATGCTAATCTGGACATTGGAGAAACTAACCCAATAATTCTCCCAAAGGACAATCATGTTTCCTTGTTGTTCGTCAGGCATTATCATTCTCAGGTACAGCATCAAGGTCGTCACCTCACGGAGGGAGCTCTCAGGGCAGCAGGGTTCTGGCTTTTAGATGGTAAAAGGCTCATTAACTCTGCCTTACATAAATGTGTAACTTGCCGTAAGCTCAGAGGCAAACTGCAAACACAACGCATGGCTGACTTACCTGCGGTGCGTCTCCAAACCTGCCCTCCTTTTACTTACGTAGGTTTAGATGTTTTTGGACCCTGGTCTATCATCGCACGGCGCACTAAGGGTGGGCAGGCAGGAAGCAAGCGCTGGGCTATTCTGTTTTGCTGCATGAGTTCCAGAGCAGTACATATCGAGGTTATCGAATCGATGGATTCTTCAAGCTGTATCAACGCCCTGAGACGTTTCTTCGCAGTGAGAGGACCAGCTAAACAGCTCATGTCTGACTGTGGCACAAACTTTGTAGGAGCGTGTAAGGAGCTTGGAATGAGTGGGAACAACCCTGAGACCACAGTGCAGAGGTTCCTAAGCCAACAAGGGTGTTCATGGGTATTCAACCCCCCTCATGCGTCACACATGGGAGGTTCTTGGGAACGACTAATCGGAGTAGCTAGGAAGATTCTGGATGCAATGCTTCGCGATCAGTGCACTCGGTTAACACACGATGTTTTATGCACATTAATGGCAGAAGTAGTAGCCATCATCAACGCAAGACCACTAATCCCAGTTTCAGATGATCCTGAGGACCCATTCATCCTATCACCTTCAATGCTGTTAACCCAGAAGGTTGGAGTCCCACCTATACTGGGAGACTTCACAGACAAAGATCTTCTCACCAAACAGTGGAGACAAGTGCAGGTTCTTGCCGATAGATTCTGGAGTCGTTGGAGGAAAGAGTACCTGCCAACTTTGCAGTATCGTAGGAAATGGAACAAGTCACACCGGAACTTGCAAGAAGGAGACATTGTGCTTCTTAAAGACAGACAAGCTGCCCGTAATGACTGGCCTATGGCTGTGATTATGAAAGCGTTCCCTGGAGGG
- the cnga1a gene encoding cyclic nucleotide gated channel subunit alpha 1a codes for MASALSTYRFVGPSWAVAPSPAEDTDEGGDSPAGPQGPGRLFNVNNNNNNEEEEKEKKKKKKEKKEKKEKKDKKIENDEKKAEEEKEKGEKEKKEMEKEKEKEKEKEKQKDTDKKEVPKEPFIINPAGSLYYHWLFIITVPVMYNWTVIIARACFEELQFEYLLTWFLLDYSSDLIYLADMAVRARTGYLEQGLLVKDDKKLLAEYISSTQFKMDVISMVPTDILYLAWGLEYPEIRINKLLRINRMFEFFQRTETKVNFPNILRIGTLVMYIIIITHWNACIYYSFSKAIGFGADPWVYPSLDEDEFGELLTKYAFSLYWSTMTLTTIGEMPPPEHDSEFFFHTVDFLAGVFIFATIVGNVATMITNMNAARAKFQARIDNIKQYMHVRKVSKELENRVITYFDYMWNNNRAQDEQEVMRYLPAKLRAEIGINVHLETLKKVRIFADCEAGLLIELVLKLRAVIFSPGDYICRKGDIGREMYIIKDGKLAVVADDGITQFVVLGEGSYFGEISILNIKGSKAGNRRTANIRSIGYSDLFCLSKDDLVEALTEYPDAKAMLEEKGRQILMKDNLIDLDPANLKPDEKDLEDKVSRMYNSMELMKAKLRKLLGDHDASQKKLKNQITQIERYTGEIVEETEDEEEKKEEVAEETTDEAKKEETADIKEQTVIETKEETTEEAKDEATEEKKEGDE; via the exons ATGGCATCTGCGCTAAGCACTTACAGATTTGTTGGGCCATCCTGGGCAGTGGCTCCAAGCCCTGCTGAAGATACAGATGAGGGAGGTGACAGCCCTGCTGGTCCCCAGGGGCCCGGTCGCCTGTTTAACGtgaacaataacaacaacaatgaagA ggaagagaaggagaagaagaaaaagaagaaagaaaaaaaaga gaaaaaagaaaagaaagacaaaaaaattgaaaatgatgaaaagaaggcagaagaagaaaaagagaaaggagagaaagagaagaaagagatggaaaaggagaaggaaaaagaaaaagaaaaggagaaacagAAAGACACAGACAAGAAGGAGGT GCCTAAGGAGCCATTCATTATCAACCCAGCAGGCAGTCTGTACTACCACTGGCTCTTCATTATCACCGTCCCTGTCATGTACAACTGGACGGTCATAATTGCCAG AGCCTGCTTTGAGGAACTGCAGTTTGAATACCTCCTCACATGGTTCCTTTTGGACTACTCATCAGACCTTATCTATTTGGCTGACATGGCAGTGCGAGCCAGGACAG GATACCTTGAACAAGGACTGCTCGTCAAAGATGACAAAAAGTTATTGGCAGAGTACATTTCCAGTACTCAGTTCAAAATGGACGTCATCTCTATGGTGCCTACGGACATCCTGTACCTTGCATGGGGACTTGAATACCCTGAGATCCGCATCAACAAGCTGCTGCGAATCAACCGGATGTTTGAGTTTTTCCAGCGGACGGAAACGAAGGTCAACTTTCCCAACATCCTGCGCATCGGCACCCTGGTCATGTACATTATCATCATCACTCACTGGAATGCATGTATCTACTATTCATTCTCAAAGGCCATTGGCTTTGGAGCCGATCCCTGGGTCTATCCCTCACTTGATGAAGATGAATTTGGTGAGCTTTTAACAAAGTACGCGTTCAGCCTGTACTGGTCTACGATGACCCTGACTACCATCGGTGAGATGCCTCCTCCTGAACATGATTCTGAGTTCTTCTTCCACACAGTCGACTTCCTGGCTGGAGTGTTCATCTTTGCCACCATTGTAGGTAATGTGGCCACCATGATCACTAATATGAATGCGGCCAGAGCCAAATTTCAGGCACGTATTGACAACATCAAGCAATACATGCATGTGCGGAAGGTGAGCAAGGAACTGGAGAATCGGGTCATCACCTACTTTGACTACATGTGGAACAACAACCGTGCACAAGATGAACAGGAAGTGATGCGGTACCTGCCGGCTAAGCTGCGAGCAGAGATTGGCATCAATgtgcacctggagacactcaagaaGGTGCGAATTTTTGCAGACTGTGAGGCCGGGCTCCTGATCGAGCTCGTCCTCAAGCTGCGCGCCGTCATATTCAGTCCTGGGGATTACATCTGCCGTAAGGGCGACATTGGGCGCGAGATGTACATCATCAAAGACGGCAagctggcagtggtggcagatGATGGCATCACACAGTTTGTTGTCTTGGGTGAAGGGAGCTACTTTGGGGAGATCAGCATCCTCAACATCAAAGGTAGCAAGGCTGGCAACCGCAGAACAGCCAACATCCGGAGCATCGGATACTCAGATCTCTTCTGCCTGTCCAAGGATGACCTGGTGGAGGCTCTGACAGAGTACCCTGATGCCAAAGCCATGCTGGAGGAGAAGGGCCGACAGATCCTCATGAAAGACAACTTGATTGACCTGGACCCAGCCAACTTGAAGCCTGACGAGAAGGACCTGGAGGACAAAGTGAGTCGCATGTACAACAGCATGGAGCTGATGAAAGCCAAATTGAGGAAACTTTTGGGAGACCATGATGCATCACAGAAGAAGCTTAAGAATCAAATTACCCAGATTGAGCGCTACACTGGAGAAATAGTTGAGGAGAcagaggatgaagaagaaaagaaagaagaggtgGCAGAAGAAACGACAGATGAGGCAAAGAAGGAAGAAACTGCGGACATAAAAGAGCAGACAGTCATTGAAACCAAGGAAGAAACAACTGAGGAAGCAAAAGATGAAGCAACTGAAGAAAAGAAGGAAGGAGACGAATAG